From Pseudomonas poae, the proteins below share one genomic window:
- a CDS encoding mechanosensitive ion channel family protein: protein MPNLKTALLLGALLLCGSGALHAAATAPEPEAPAKPELLVEGGLLGAISSSIDDVQQKLDLNQNLIDEWRLRADRAADEVGRLVDQTAQRSPWSIAGDFLLLSGVWIGAFTLLTLLGRFIVQRLSRRAFIAPRRRLQAVLGYVVPYTIPALICLPLALYVSHFLPTSIGRALALCFAYATSSGIFSTSMLLCVIVMFNVGHKRPAVQIIRDYCPKPLFLIGFLAALSDALTSPQIARQLGGNITSSIAVFTGLFAAVIFGVLVVRLRRPVAHLIRNRPLAQRLKHPALQQSLRVFSGLWYWPILLMVLVSAINLIGAGDDNQKALRCALFTTILLIGTVFLSTVLQHLFKSRSQVAVQRSSAYKERFLSLLHAILRIVMAIAFIEILGRIWGVSLFEFAQRNSVGRAISDSLSSIGLILLMTWLFWVVLDTAIQEALKPPVNKRSSRQPSTRVKTILPLLRNAVKIILVVICAITTMANLGINVAPLLAGAGVVGLAIGFGSQQLVQDVITGLFIIIEDTLSIGDWVVLDSGHAGTVEGLTIRTLRLRDGKGFVHSVPFGQIKAVTNQSRQFAYAFFSVQFTYDTDVDKAVELIREAGQAIRDDVFLKYNLQGPLEVFGVDKMDLNGVVLTAQFRTVSGGQYAVSRAFNQRLKKLVDHCDEVHFAQTYPQQVLLPKRTPQVDEAGEEVPASVVLTEQPRTQ, encoded by the coding sequence TTGCCGAATTTAAAAACTGCATTACTGCTCGGCGCGCTGCTGTTGTGTGGCAGCGGCGCACTGCACGCCGCGGCCACCGCGCCTGAACCCGAAGCGCCGGCCAAGCCGGAGTTGCTGGTGGAAGGCGGCCTGCTCGGTGCCATCAGCTCCAGCATCGATGATGTGCAACAGAAGCTGGATCTCAACCAGAACCTGATTGACGAATGGCGCTTGCGCGCCGACCGGGCGGCGGATGAAGTCGGGCGCCTGGTCGACCAGACGGCCCAGCGTTCGCCGTGGAGCATTGCCGGGGATTTCCTGTTGCTGTCGGGGGTGTGGATCGGCGCGTTCACCCTGCTGACATTACTCGGGCGCTTTATTGTGCAGCGCTTGAGCCGGCGCGCATTTATCGCGCCGCGCAGGCGTTTGCAGGCGGTGCTCGGGTACGTGGTGCCCTATACGATCCCCGCGTTGATCTGCCTGCCGCTGGCCTTGTACGTCAGCCACTTTTTACCCACCTCCATCGGCCGTGCGCTGGCGCTGTGTTTTGCCTACGCGACCAGCAGCGGCATCTTTTCCACGTCGATGCTGCTGTGCGTGATTGTGATGTTCAACGTCGGACACAAACGCCCGGCCGTGCAGATTATTCGCGATTACTGCCCCAAGCCGCTGTTCCTGATCGGCTTCCTCGCGGCCCTCAGCGACGCGCTGACCAGCCCGCAGATCGCCCGTCAGCTTGGCGGCAATATCACCAGCAGTATCGCGGTGTTTACCGGCCTGTTTGCCGCGGTGATTTTCGGTGTGCTGGTGGTGCGTCTGCGTCGTCCGGTGGCGCATCTGATCCGTAATCGGCCGCTGGCCCAGCGCCTTAAACACCCGGCGTTGCAGCAATCGCTGCGGGTGTTTTCCGGGTTGTGGTACTGGCCGATTCTGTTGATGGTGCTGGTCTCGGCGATCAACTTGATCGGCGCCGGCGACGATAATCAGAAGGCCCTGCGTTGCGCGCTGTTCACCACCATTCTGCTGATCGGCACGGTGTTTCTCAGCACCGTGTTGCAGCACCTGTTCAAGTCCCGCAGCCAGGTGGCGGTCCAGCGCAGCAGCGCGTACAAAGAACGTTTCCTCAGCCTGTTGCACGCGATATTGCGCATCGTCATGGCCATCGCCTTTATCGAGATACTCGGGCGAATCTGGGGCGTGTCGCTGTTCGAATTTGCCCAGCGCAACTCGGTCGGCCGGGCGATCAGCGATTCCCTCAGCAGCATCGGCCTGATCCTGCTGATGACCTGGTTGTTCTGGGTGGTGCTCGACACCGCGATCCAGGAAGCGCTGAAACCGCCGGTGAATAAACGCTCCAGCCGCCAGCCGAGCACGCGGGTCAAAACCATCCTGCCGTTGTTGCGCAATGCGGTGAAAATCATTCTGGTGGTGATCTGTGCGATCACCACCATGGCCAACCTGGGGATCAACGTCGCGCCTTTGCTGGCGGGTGCCGGGGTGGTCGGCCTGGCGATTGGTTTCGGTTCCCAGCAATTGGTCCAGGACGTGATCACCGGCCTGTTCATCATCATCGAAGACACGCTGTCGATTGGCGATTGGGTGGTGCTCGACTCCGGCCACGCCGGCACCGTCGAGGGCCTGACCATCCGCACCTTGCGCCTGCGCGACGGCAAGGGGTTTGTGCACTCGGTGCCGTTCGGGCAGATCAAGGCGGTCACCAACCAGTCGCGGCAATTTGCCTATGCGTTTTTCTCGGTGCAATTCACCTACGACACCGATGTGGACAAGGCCGTGGAGTTGATCCGCGAGGCCGGGCAGGCGATCCGCGACGATGTATTCCTCAAGTACAACCTGCAAGGGCCACTGGAGGTGTTCGGCGTCGACAAGATGGACCTCAACGGCGTGGTGCTGACCGCGCAGTTCCGCACCGTGTCGGGTGGGCAATATGCGGTCAGCCGGGCGTTTAACCAGCGCTTGAAAAAGCTTGTGGATCACTGTGATGAGGTGCACTTCGCGCAGACTTATCCACAGCAGGTGTTGTTGCCCAAGCGTACGCCGCAGGTGGATGAGGCGGGGGAAGAGGTGCCGGCGTCGGTGGTGTTGACGGAGCAGCCGCGTACCCAATGA
- a CDS encoding sugar nucleotide-binding protein: protein MRMRLMLLGGGNALGQALIRLGAEEDIGFLAPKPPQDGWDAASLTQLLDDTRPDALINLAYYFDWFQAEAVSETRLAAQEFAIERLAELCQHHNITLLQPSSYRVFDGSRATAYSEKDEPVPLGLRGQALWRIEQSVRATCPQHVLLRFGWLLDDSVDGTLGRFLSRAEKPDELLMADDRRGNPTPVDDAARVIISVLKQLDCAAPLWGTYHYAGHEATTPLALGQAILTEARNFHPLAIESPTAQAHAARPDAGEEPQHAVLACKKILHTFGIKPRAWRAGLPALLDRFYRHS from the coding sequence ATGCGAATGCGCCTTATGTTACTGGGCGGCGGGAATGCCCTCGGGCAGGCGCTGATTCGCCTTGGTGCAGAGGAAGACATTGGTTTCCTCGCACCCAAACCGCCCCAAGACGGCTGGGATGCCGCGAGCCTCACCCAATTGCTCGACGACACCCGTCCCGATGCGTTGATCAACCTCGCCTACTATTTCGACTGGTTCCAGGCCGAAGCAGTCAGCGAAACACGGCTGGCCGCCCAGGAGTTCGCCATCGAACGCCTGGCCGAATTGTGTCAGCACCACAACATTACCTTGCTGCAACCGTCCAGCTACCGCGTGTTCGATGGCTCCCGCGCCACCGCCTACAGCGAAAAGGACGAGCCGGTGCCCCTGGGCCTGCGTGGCCAGGCGTTGTGGCGCATCGAACAGAGTGTGCGCGCCACCTGCCCGCAACACGTGCTGCTGCGCTTTGGCTGGCTGCTGGATGACAGTGTCGACGGCACCCTCGGGCGCTTCCTGTCGCGGGCCGAGAAACCGGATGAATTGCTGATGGCCGATGACCGGCGCGGCAACCCGACACCGGTGGACGACGCGGCGCGGGTGATCATCTCGGTGCTCAAGCAACTCGATTGCGCGGCGCCGCTGTGGGGCACGTACCACTACGCCGGGCATGAAGCGACCACACCGTTGGCGCTGGGCCAGGCGATTCTCACCGAAGCGCGCAACTTTCACCCGCTGGCGATCGAATCGCCCACCGCCCAGGCCCACGCGGCCCGGCCGGATGCCGGCGAAGAACCGCAACACGCGGTGCTCGCCTGCAAGAAAATCCTTCACACCTTCGGCATCAAGCCACGGGCGTGGCGGGCAGGGTTACCGGCGTTGCTGGACCGGTTCTATCGCCATAGCTGA
- a CDS encoding outer membrane beta-barrel protein, with translation MNKSLLGASLFALALAAPAVHAHEAGDILVRAGAITVNPKADSGHVKVDQGPLAGANLGGKATMSSDTQLGLNFAYMLTNHVGIELLAATPFEHDVKIKGTALGAANGKLGTLKHLPPTLSVVYYPLDNKSAFQPYVGAGINYTWIYDEHVGSRAQGAGFSNFKAENSWGWAAQIGADYMINDKWMINAQARYIDISTKATVDNNALGQGTRAKVNMDVDPMVYMVGIGYKF, from the coding sequence ATGAACAAGTCTCTGCTCGGCGCGTCCCTCTTCGCGCTCGCCCTCGCCGCCCCCGCCGTCCATGCTCACGAAGCGGGCGACATTCTGGTTCGCGCCGGTGCAATCACCGTGAACCCGAAAGCCGACAGCGGCCACGTGAAGGTTGACCAGGGCCCATTGGCGGGCGCCAACCTGGGCGGCAAGGCGACCATGAGCAGCGACACCCAACTGGGCCTCAACTTCGCCTACATGCTGACCAACCACGTGGGTATCGAACTGCTGGCCGCCACGCCGTTCGAGCACGACGTGAAGATCAAGGGCACCGCACTGGGCGCCGCCAACGGCAAGCTCGGCACTCTGAAACACCTGCCGCCGACCCTGAGCGTCGTGTACTACCCGCTGGACAACAAGTCGGCCTTCCAGCCGTATGTGGGCGCCGGCATCAACTACACCTGGATCTACGACGAACACGTCGGCAGCCGCGCCCAGGGCGCAGGCTTCAGCAACTTCAAGGCTGAGAACTCCTGGGGCTGGGCCGCACAGATCGGCGCCGACTACATGATCAACGACAAGTGGATGATCAACGCCCAGGCGCGCTACATCGACATCAGCACCAAGGCTACCGTGGACAACAACGCGTTGGGCCAGGGCACTCGCGCCAAGGTCAATATGGACGTGGACCCGATGGTCTACATGGTGGGGATCGGCTACAAATTTTAA
- a CDS encoding DUF3299 domain-containing protein: MRRALFALLLLVAVPVWAEEQPKDLSWQEMIPPDAPPEIPNMKPLHDLSNMAGAMSVEAAPAAKQDLPNAPVVQSLDGQHIRLPGYIVPLEVSEEGRTTEFLLVPYFGACIHVPPPPSNQIVHVKSEVGVKLDELYQPYWIEGAMQVKPSSSELADAGYQMDAEKIYIYELPE, encoded by the coding sequence ATGCGTCGCGCTCTGTTTGCGTTATTGCTGCTGGTGGCCGTGCCTGTCTGGGCCGAAGAGCAGCCCAAGGACTTGTCCTGGCAGGAGATGATCCCGCCGGACGCGCCGCCGGAAATCCCCAATATGAAACCGCTGCACGACCTGTCGAACATGGCCGGTGCCATGTCCGTCGAGGCCGCGCCTGCGGCCAAACAGGACCTGCCCAACGCGCCGGTGGTGCAGAGCCTGGACGGCCAGCACATCCGCCTGCCGGGGTATATCGTGCCGCTGGAAGTCAGCGAAGAAGGCCGCACCACCGAGTTTCTACTGGTGCCGTATTTCGGCGCGTGCATCCATGTGCCGCCGCCGCCGTCGAACCAGATCGTGCACGTGAAAAGCGAAGTCGGGGTGAAGCTCGACGAGCTGTATCAGCCGTATTGGATCGAGGGTGCGATGCAGGTCAAACCCTCCAGCAGCGAACTGGCCGACGCCGGTTACCAGATGGATGCCGAGAAGATTTATATCTACGAACTGCCGGAATAG
- a CDS encoding ABC transporter permease, whose amino-acid sequence MYLFRLAMASLANRRFTAILTAFAIALSVCLLLAVERVRVEARNSFASTISGTDLIVGARSGSVNLLLYSVFRIGNATNNIRWDSFEHFAASPQVKWAIPISLGDSHRGYRVMGTNESYFEHYQYGRKQNLELASGRAFATDPFEVVLGAEVADALHYKLGDKLVLAHGVAVVSLVKHDDKPFTVVGILKRTGTPVDRTLHISLGGMEAIHIDWHNGVPAQGKGRISADQARNMDLTPQAITAFMLGLNNKISTFALQREINEFRGEPMLAILPGVALQELWSMMGTAEKALFVISLFVVLTGLIGMLTAILTSLNERRREMAILRSVGARPWHIATLLIFEAFALALSGVVAGVGLLYVCIGASRGYLQANYGLDLPMSWPSEYEWTLLAGILAAALLMGSVPAWRAYRQSLADGLSIRL is encoded by the coding sequence ATGTATCTGTTTCGTCTAGCCATGGCCAGCCTGGCTAACCGCCGCTTTACCGCGATCCTCACCGCTTTCGCCATCGCGCTTTCTGTCTGCTTGTTGCTCGCAGTGGAGCGCGTGCGCGTTGAGGCGCGCAACAGTTTCGCCAGCACCATCAGCGGCACCGACCTGATCGTCGGCGCACGCTCGGGCTCGGTCAACCTGCTGCTGTACTCGGTGTTTCGCATCGGCAACGCCACCAACAATATCCGCTGGGACAGCTTCGAGCACTTTGCCGCCAGCCCGCAGGTGAAATGGGCGATTCCGATTTCCCTCGGCGACTCCCACCGCGGCTACCGCGTGATGGGCACCAACGAATCCTACTTCGAGCATTACCAGTACGGCCGCAAACAGAACCTCGAACTGGCCAGCGGCCGCGCCTTCGCCACCGACCCGTTTGAAGTGGTGCTCGGCGCCGAAGTGGCCGACGCGCTGCACTACAAGCTCGGCGACAAGCTGGTGCTGGCCCACGGCGTGGCGGTGGTCAGCCTGGTGAAACACGATGACAAACCGTTCACCGTGGTCGGCATTCTCAAGCGCACCGGCACCCCGGTGGACCGCACGCTGCACATCAGCCTCGGCGGTATGGAGGCGATTCATATCGACTGGCACAACGGCGTGCCGGCCCAGGGCAAAGGCCGTATCAGCGCCGATCAGGCGCGCAATATGGACCTGACCCCGCAGGCCATCACCGCGTTTATGCTTGGCCTGAACAACAAGATTTCCACCTTCGCGCTGCAACGCGAGATCAATGAATTCCGTGGTGAGCCGATGCTGGCGATCCTGCCCGGCGTGGCGCTGCAAGAGCTGTGGAGCATGATGGGCACCGCCGAAAAAGCGCTGTTCGTGATTTCGCTGTTCGTGGTGCTGACCGGCCTGATCGGCATGCTCACGGCGATCCTCACCAGCCTCAACGAGCGCCGCCGCGAAATGGCCATATTGCGCTCGGTGGGCGCACGGCCGTGGCACATCGCAACGTTGCTGATCTTCGAAGCCTTCGCCCTGGCCTTGTCCGGCGTCGTCGCAGGCGTGGGGTTGCTGTATGTGTGCATTGGCGCGTCACGCGGTTATCTGCAGGCCAATTACGGCCTGGACCTGCCGATGTCGTGGCCCAGCGAATATGAATGGACCTTGCTCGCCGGTATCCTGGCCGCAGCGCTGTTGATGGGCAGCGTGCCCGCGTGGCGCGCCTACCGACAATCCCTGGCCGATGGCCTGTCGATACGTTTATGA
- a CDS encoding DUF2796 domain-containing protein encodes MRRLLLALPFALLPLAIAHAADEHDHEHEHGSLGAHEHGVGRLNAVLDGPALELELDSPAMNPVGFEHLATTAADKAKVAAARKQLENPLALFNLPKAAGCVISTQELNSPLFGDKPEADHDDDDHDEDAKGAAHEHHHDHSEIHAHYQFTCATPTALSNLDLTQVFKTFPATQKIQVQLIGPSGQQGVEATATAATLKF; translated from the coding sequence ATGCGCCGTCTGCTGCTCGCTTTGCCGTTTGCCCTGTTGCCACTGGCCATCGCCCATGCGGCGGATGAACACGATCATGAACATGAACACGGCAGCCTCGGCGCCCACGAGCACGGCGTCGGCCGCCTTAACGCGGTGCTCGACGGCCCGGCCCTGGAGCTTGAGCTGGACAGCCCGGCGATGAACCCGGTGGGCTTCGAACACCTGGCCACCACTGCTGCCGACAAAGCCAAGGTCGCCGCCGCACGCAAGCAGCTGGAAAACCCGCTGGCCCTGTTCAACCTGCCCAAGGCCGCCGGTTGCGTGATCAGCACCCAGGAACTCAACAGTCCGCTGTTCGGTGACAAGCCAGAAGCTGATCACGACGATGATGATCACGATGAAGACGCCAAAGGCGCAGCCCACGAACATCATCACGACCACAGCGAAATCCACGCCCACTACCAATTCACGTGCGCCACGCCGACGGCCCTGAGCAACCTGGACCTGACCCAGGTGTTCAAGACCTTCCCCGCCACCCAGAAAATTCAGGTACAACTGATCGGCCCGAGCGGCCAGCAAGGTGTTGAAGCAACGGCCACAGCAGCCACCCTGAAATTCTGA
- the trxA gene encoding thioredoxin — protein sequence MSEPTPYIFDVTTANFDQAVIQNSFEKPVLVDFWAEWCAPCKALMPLLAQIAESYQGELLLAKVDCEAEQDIVARFGIRSLPTVVLFKDGQPVDGFAGAQPESAVRAMLEPHVQMPPPAAADPLEQAQALFADGRISDAEAVLVALLGEDNTNAAALILYARCLAERGELGEAQAVLDAVKSDDHKAALAGAKAQITFLRQAADLPDAADLKSRLAQNPQDDEAAYQLAIQQLARQQYDAALEGLLKLFIRNRSYDEGLPHKTLLQVFELLGNDHPLVTVYRRKLFAALY from the coding sequence ATGAGTGAGCCCACGCCGTACATCTTCGATGTCACCACCGCCAACTTTGACCAGGCGGTGATCCAGAACTCCTTCGAAAAACCCGTGCTTGTGGATTTCTGGGCCGAGTGGTGTGCGCCGTGCAAGGCGTTGATGCCGCTGTTGGCGCAGATTGCCGAGAGTTATCAGGGCGAACTGCTGCTGGCCAAGGTCGATTGCGAGGCTGAGCAGGATATCGTTGCGCGCTTCGGCATTCGCAGCCTGCCGACGGTGGTGTTGTTCAAGGATGGCCAACCGGTGGACGGGTTTGCCGGGGCACAGCCGGAATCGGCAGTGCGGGCGATGCTTGAGCCGCATGTGCAGATGCCGCCACCGGCCGCGGCTGACCCGCTGGAACAGGCCCAGGCACTGTTTGCCGACGGCCGCATCAGCGACGCCGAAGCGGTGCTGGTCGCGCTGCTGGGCGAAGACAACACCAACGCCGCCGCGCTGATTCTGTATGCGCGCTGCCTGGCCGAACGCGGTGAGCTGGGTGAAGCCCAGGCCGTACTGGACGCCGTGAAGAGTGACGATCACAAGGCCGCACTGGCCGGGGCCAAGGCGCAGATCACCTTCCTGCGCCAGGCAGCCGACCTGCCGGACGCCGCCGACTTGAAAAGCCGCCTGGCGCAAAACCCCCAGGACGACGAAGCAGCCTATCAACTGGCCATCCAGCAACTGGCGCGCCAGCAATACGACGCGGCGCTGGAAGGCTTGCTCAAGCTGTTTATCCGCAACCGCAGCTACGACGAGGGTTTGCCGCACAAGACCTTGCTGCAGGTGTTCGAACTGCTGGGCAATGATCACCCGCTGGTGACCGTGTACCGCCGCAAGTTGTTCGCCGCGTTGTACTAA
- a CDS encoding 50S ribosomal protein L11 methyltransferase translates to MTPPLGLQAELSELIGDAQLVPCPLPGTALSLWLLDADNMDRAFSPEETRRILHEPPYWSFCWASGLALARYLAANPEWVAGKRVLDFGAGSGVAGIAAAKAGALEVVACDLDPLALASCRANAELNGVELGYSADFFAEADRFDLILVADVLYDRANLPLLDQFLTRGRDALVADSRVRDFQHPAYQRLEILDALTLPDLAEPWEFRKVSLYHSRRS, encoded by the coding sequence ATGACCCCACCGCTGGGCCTGCAAGCGGAGCTGAGCGAACTGATCGGCGACGCGCAACTGGTGCCCTGCCCGCTGCCGGGCACCGCGCTGTCGTTGTGGCTGCTGGATGCGGACAACATGGACCGCGCCTTCAGCCCCGAGGAAACCCGGCGCATCCTGCATGAGCCGCCCTACTGGAGTTTTTGCTGGGCCAGCGGCCTGGCGCTGGCGCGCTACCTGGCGGCGAACCCGGAGTGGGTCGCGGGCAAACGCGTGCTGGATTTCGGCGCAGGCTCCGGCGTGGCCGGGATTGCCGCCGCCAAGGCCGGGGCCCTCGAAGTGGTGGCCTGCGACCTGGACCCGCTGGCGTTGGCTTCCTGCCGGGCGAACGCCGAGCTGAATGGTGTTGAATTGGGTTATTCAGCGGACTTCTTTGCCGAAGCAGACCGCTTCGACCTGATCCTGGTCGCCGACGTGCTCTACGACCGGGCGAACCTGCCGCTGCTGGACCAGTTCCTGACCCGAGGCCGCGACGCGCTGGTGGCGGATTCGCGGGTGCGCGATTTCCAGCACCCGGCGTATCAGCGGCTGGAAATCCTTGATGCCCTGACGCTGCCGGATTTGGCCGAGCCTTGGGAATTTCGCAAGGTGAGTCTGTACCATTCGCGGCGCTCTTGA
- a CDS encoding YbaY family lipoprotein gives MQLRPLVLLTLFSVLVACSSEAPKPAAPQPTPTQEKKVPGIEDMGPLPAFQREISGSLTNVPAGAEVEMALLVIDDRSRPQQLLASSVLTGNGQPLAFRLRYNPEAFPAGARVELRGRASQSGQLILHLPAVRITQPITQTTGPLQLVKAP, from the coding sequence ATGCAGTTACGACCACTTGTTTTACTCACCCTGTTCAGTGTTCTGGTCGCCTGCAGCAGCGAAGCCCCTAAGCCTGCCGCCCCTCAGCCAACGCCAACCCAAGAGAAAAAAGTCCCCGGCATTGAAGACATGGGCCCCCTGCCCGCCTTTCAGCGGGAAATCAGCGGCAGCCTGACCAACGTCCCGGCCGGTGCCGAAGTCGAAATGGCACTGCTGGTGATCGATGACCGCTCGCGCCCGCAACAATTGCTGGCCAGCAGCGTACTGACCGGCAATGGCCAGCCCCTGGCCTTCCGCCTGCGCTACAACCCCGAGGCGTTTCCGGCCGGTGCGCGGGTTGAATTGCGCGGTCGCGCCAGCCAGTCCGGCCAGTTGATCCTGCACCTGCCTGCGGTGCGCATCACCCAGCCGATCACCCAGACCACCGGCCCCCTGCAACTCGTCAAGGCACCATGA
- the nrdR gene encoding transcriptional regulator NrdR: MHCPFCGANDTKVIDSRLVAEGDQVRRRRECLASGCGERFTTFETAELVLPRLIKSDGSRQPFDEDKLRAGMQRALEKRPVSVERLEAALVHIKHKLRATGEREIKSLVVGELVMGELQKLDEVAYIRFASVYRRFQDLNEFREEIDRLAREPVKK; encoded by the coding sequence ATGCACTGTCCCTTCTGCGGTGCCAACGACACCAAGGTCATTGACTCGCGTCTGGTCGCCGAGGGCGATCAGGTTCGTCGCCGGCGTGAATGCCTGGCCTCTGGCTGCGGTGAACGTTTCACCACCTTCGAAACTGCCGAACTGGTATTGCCGCGTCTGATCAAGTCCGACGGCAGTCGCCAGCCTTTCGACGAAGACAAACTGCGCGCCGGTATGCAGCGCGCCCTGGAAAAACGCCCGGTGAGTGTCGAGCGGCTGGAGGCGGCGCTGGTGCATATCAAGCACAAGCTGCGCGCCACCGGTGAGCGCGAAATCAAGAGCCTGGTGGTTGGAGAACTGGTGATGGGCGAGCTGCAAAAGCTCGACGAAGTCGCCTATATCCGTTTCGCCTCGGTGTATCGACGCTTCCAGGACCTCAATGAGTTCCGCGAAGAGATCGACCGCCTGGCCCGTGAGCCGGTAAAGAAATGA
- the ribD gene encoding bifunctional diaminohydroxyphosphoribosylaminopyrimidine deaminase/5-amino-6-(5-phosphoribosylamino)uracil reductase RibD yields the protein MTPPSAEQAVLDAHYMARALELARQGLYTTHPNPRVGCVIVRDGQIVGEGWHVRTGEPHAEVHALRAAGDKARGATAYVTLEPCSHYGHTPPCADALVTAGLARVVAAMQDPNPEVAGRGMQRLAQAGIETRSGVLEGEARALNQGFLKRMEHGLPFVRVKLAMSLDGRTAMASGESQWITGPAARAAVQRLRAEASVVLTGADTVLADGARLTVRAAELALDEATTALAMSRPPLRVLIDGRLRVPLNAPFFKAGPALVITCVTAENQFPRGPECLVVPGVEGQVDLRSALVALAARGVNEVLVEAGPSLAGAFAQQGLVDEYVIFVAGKFLGSAARPLLDWPLEKLADAPQLKITEMRAVGDDWRVTAIPVPAASV from the coding sequence ATGACCCCACCTTCTGCTGAACAAGCCGTCCTCGACGCCCATTACATGGCCCGCGCCCTCGAACTGGCGCGCCAGGGCCTGTACACCACTCACCCCAACCCACGGGTGGGCTGCGTGATTGTGCGCGATGGGCAGATCGTCGGCGAAGGCTGGCATGTGCGCACCGGCGAGCCGCATGCCGAAGTGCACGCCCTGCGCGCTGCCGGTGACAAGGCCCGCGGCGCCACGGCCTACGTCACTCTCGAACCGTGCAGCCACTATGGGCACACCCCGCCGTGCGCCGATGCGTTGGTGACGGCCGGGCTGGCGCGGGTGGTCGCGGCCATGCAGGACCCCAACCCGGAAGTCGCCGGGCGCGGCATGCAGCGCCTGGCCCAGGCCGGGATCGAGACACGCAGCGGGGTGTTGGAAGGCGAAGCTCGGGCCCTCAACCAGGGCTTCCTCAAGCGCATGGAACACGGCCTGCCGTTTGTGCGGGTCAAGCTGGCGATGAGCCTGGACGGCCGCACCGCGATGGCCAGCGGCGAAAGCCAATGGATCACCGGCCCGGCTGCCCGCGCCGCCGTGCAGCGCCTGCGCGCCGAGGCCAGCGTGGTGCTGACCGGTGCCGACACGGTGCTGGCCGATGGTGCGCGCCTGACCGTACGCGCCGCCGAATTGGCCCTGGACGAAGCCACCACCGCCCTGGCCATGTCGCGCCCACCGCTGCGCGTGCTGATCGACGGCCGCCTGCGGGTGCCGCTTAATGCACCGTTTTTCAAGGCTGGCCCGGCGCTGGTCATTACCTGTGTCACCGCGGAAAACCAGTTTCCCCGTGGTCCGGAGTGCCTGGTGGTGCCGGGCGTAGAGGGCCAGGTCGACTTGCGCTCGGCGCTCGTCGCCCTGGCGGCGCGTGGCGTCAACGAAGTGCTGGTAGAAGCCGGCCCCAGCCTGGCGGGCGCGTTTGCCCAGCAGGGCCTGGTGGACGAGTACGTGATATTCGTTGCCGGCAAGTTCCTGGGCTCCGCCGCCCGGCCGTTGCTGGACTGGCCGCTTGAGAAACTCGCCGACGCCCCCCAACTCAAGATCACTGAAATGCGCGCTGTAGGCGACGACTGGCGAGTCACTGCCATCCCGGTGCCAGCAGCGAGCGTATAA
- a CDS encoding riboflavin synthase, with the protein MFTGIIESIGSIRAMTPKGGDVRLLVETGKLDLGDVKLGDSIAVSGVCLTVIELPGNGFAADVSRETLDCTAMNDLKAGSPVNLEKALTPTTRLGGHLVSGHVDGVGEVVARSENARAVEFRIRAPKELAKYIAHKGSITVDGTSLTVNAVNGAEFELTIIPHTLSETIMASYQPGRRVNLEVDLLARYLERLLMGDKAAEPASGNITESFLAANGYLKS; encoded by the coding sequence ATGTTCACCGGCATTATCGAATCCATTGGCAGCATCCGCGCCATGACCCCCAAAGGCGGCGACGTGCGCCTGCTGGTTGAAACCGGCAAGCTCGACCTCGGCGACGTCAAGCTGGGCGACAGCATCGCCGTCAGCGGCGTGTGCCTGACCGTTATCGAGCTGCCGGGTAACGGCTTTGCTGCCGATGTCAGCCGCGAAACCCTGGACTGCACCGCGATGAACGACCTCAAAGCCGGCAGCCCGGTCAACCTGGAAAAAGCCCTGACCCCGACCACCCGCCTGGGTGGCCACTTGGTCAGCGGCCACGTCGACGGCGTCGGCGAAGTGGTTGCTCGCAGCGAAAACGCACGTGCCGTGGAGTTCCGTATCCGTGCGCCCAAAGAGCTGGCCAAGTACATTGCCCACAAAGGCTCGATCACCGTCGACGGCACCAGCCTGACCGTGAACGCGGTGAATGGCGCTGAATTTGAACTGACCATCATTCCCCACACCCTGAGCGAAACCATCATGGCCTCGTACCAGCCAGGTCGCCGGGTGAACCTGGAAGTCGACTTGCTTGCCCGTTACCTGGAGCGCCTGCTGATGGGCGATAAGGCCGCAGAGCCTGCATCAGGAAACATCACCGAAAGTTTTCTAGCCGCCAATGGCTACCTGAAATCCTGA